aaatattcaggaTGCGAATTGGGGTTgaatcataaagtaagtcaagggtGTGTTCTGTGGGTTGAATTTTCGATATATAAACAACAACAGGTTActaatcgaaaaacaaataacaacaaggaattgaaaaacaaaagatgATTAAGTTTATGAGCGCAGACagagttttcatcatttttggTTTAGGAAGAGGAAACGAATCTGGATTTTTTGAGTGATATcaaaaatacatatttcataCTCATTTATTGCATAATATTACAAAACAAATAAATAGTTTAAATTAATCATTCAAGTATTACATTTCATATCGATACAGATGATTCAATCAATAATcagattgaaagaaaaattctaaGTACATACAACGATTTCCTCGTCAACATACTGTACTGATAATATGGAGATTCATTCTCAGTATTATTAAGATTGTACAATTAGTCAAATGACAACAATAATTACATCGCAAAATTATAGAGAGTCACGTTGActcaatattcaattgaaattagTCATATACAAAATCAGTGTGATTAATGTGTACCAGGGAAAACATTCATAGAAcgcaaataattttcaattttcctattCTCTTCCAATAGTGATAACACTAATCTAGGTTTCATCAAGAAACAAATTGTTATGAATTAATTTGATACTTAGACATAACCTGTGATTAAAGGAAAAAACTATCAACAAgtatcaaataaaaaatatacatcAGCGAAGCAAAACAACACTTACCTTTAATTAAAAAATTGTACAATAATTAGGAACGATTCAAATGAATTTCAACTCATTCAAAGTAGTGGAGATCTTTAACTGACaacaattaaattaaaatacTAAAACGTATATACAGAATAATTGTTCGCGTAAACAATTTTCAGCCTAAGTATGGTATTTGATCATGTCGAACTCAAATATTCGGTTGACCTCTAAACATTCTCtaaaatatttcattgcaaTGTCTTCAATGAAAGCTTTTATCGATATGTTTGAGCTCAACCGAATTGACAAAAGCATCCTATAATAAATAACGAATTGTCAAGCTGTTCGTGCGtcttttcaattttaaagcacGAAAAACTCCAAAGTGAAATACATATATACAACTTTCAATTACATCAATCTATATGGCTTTTAAATACTGAAAATGACTAGTGAGAAGAGAACAAGATCCTTCAAGAAATTGTCGGTAAAGGTTTTCTATGAGTGATCGATCTATTCTTCGCGAGTTGCTTATATCTCTCAATTTCCGCAGGTGAAAAAATCGAGGATATTTCCTTCGTAGTAGATTTTCTGCGCTTTGGGGCAGCAGCATAACATAGACTGTTCTTTTGCCAGTTCGGAAGTTGAACGCCAAGCCTTCGACATTCCCTCACATATGCCATAAGATTTTCGCAGTAACACTTTTGTGTACCACAGTTGCACATATCCATTTTACATGTTTTGTAATACTTGATGACATTCAGAACGGAATTACAGTTTCCAACAACAGACGGATCAGTCATATATTTGCAGTATTTTTGTTCGATTTTTGGACTAACGCATGCGTGATCGAATTGTTTCGACTGTTTGGTGCAGTTTATTCTAGAACCAATGCACCAAGAGGCCCCGAAACTTTGGACTTCGTTGTCCTTCGCAATTCTACCTTTCTTCATTCTAAAGTCGTCCTGCGCATTAGAATTGAAGTTACCGCATAATCCGCAAAGCTTGTTTTTGAAACGTGCTGGCACCGAAACCTCCAAGAAACTTTTGCCGGACCACAAAATCTTGATACCATTGTCCAGAGTTACCAGGAGATTATCGTCTGCTTTTTGTATCTTCACCTTGTCATCCCCATCAAATGGGAGCTTCATTAGTTGTCCGTTGTACTTCAAACGAAGACGTTGTTGTAAGTTTATCCTGATACTGCCATATTTGATGGCTATTCTTTTCGTGGCCGCTCGAGATGGTCTGTTGTGTAGTCTCCTAGCTACAGATTTACTATAAGCGTTTGCTACTCTTATAGAGAATGTGTTGTTGGCACAATCTGAAACCAGTTGGTATTTTCCAACTCCATGGAAAGTATAGAGTTTTCCATCAAATGTTTTATAATGGGGATCCCCATAAACCATACAGATTCCATCGACTGAAAAAAAAGGTGATAAGTTTTGGTCGTTATAAAAATACTTAAACTTACCTTCTTCACATCTGGAACAGCACTCGCCTGGGTTATGCACCAGCTTGGTCCCTATTGGACAAGGCGTTGTCACATTGCATCTGATCATTGCACAGCTATTCATTCCTTTGTGACATTTACAAGACCTGCAGGCGTCCATCCTCCACGATTGACCATCCTACCTAGCACAATGTGATTAGTTAAGAGAAGAAACAAACGtatcataaaattttttgttcgaAATACATAATACGccataaatattataaaaatctCAAGCGGTTCAGTTAATACTCAGTGTCATGTTATGTATTTGAATTAACTGAGATTACTGTTTATCTGCCTAATCTACTTGAATATCAGGGCATTATCCTTGTTACGATTTAGATGTCATAGGCAAGAATTATTAATGACACCAATTTCGACTGCTTTATGCAGTTCGTGAAAACTAAGAGTTTGAAACAAAATAATGTATTCTGCCAACTtttccgaaaaaaaatcgaaaattcgaCTGTTGGGTGAAGATATATTTCCTCTGTTATTCGTTTATTTTGATAGAAGAGTGCTATTAAAATTCGGACAAATTCTCTCACTTGCCTCATAAAGTTTTCCCTGGTAGAAGCACTGACTCCTGAACTCCTCTGGTTCTGCGCATGCCTTACAACAACTACCTGGAATATTCCTCTGCAATTCTGGCGAACACTCGAGAACAGGACAAGCATTACGTTTACAAATTGACGTTTCGTCTATACAGGTACAGTTCGTGCATCTGTCGATATTGAACATTAATCCTTCTCTGAGAAATTTACTTTGGAGTAGACAGGAGTTCTGCACTTTCATCAGTGTCCTGGTGCCGTGGCATCTCGGGCAGCATTCTCCCGGAGGATGGATTTGGTAGTGTTTGTTACACTGTAGTACTGGACAGGCTTTTTTGGTGCAAAGTAGTCCCCGGTTTGTACATCTGCACTTGACACATGGATCGTCTGATGTCACGTCCCTATCGTCTGTAGCGATTTGTCCGTTCAATTTACATTCTGAAAAATGGAGGTTTTTTGATTAACCATTCCGTGATGGTGACTTTTCATCTAGATATACAGGGGGTAAAGGAATAGTTGTAAAAAAATTGACCCATGATCCCTTGTGAAAATAGTGTCAATCTTTCATATAAATTACGAAtgggcaataaaaaaatttttggtgctGTTCCCCTATTGATCACGGGTAACAATTGAAATCACCCATTCCCATCATAAATCATTTTCGATAGAAAATTTAAGAATTTGTAAGCAAAACAACGGTGATCAGCTTTAGGTACCTACgtagaaatttttctttatatctACTTTAGAAAACATCCTGAGAAGTCATCTGTGGAAGTTGTAGAATTTTTCCTTTACATTAATTCATTGCTtgtgaaataaacaaaactgaaaaCTACGAAGAGGGCCCATAATTCATGATTCATTCAGCCCTAAATTGCAAATATTCTCCCTGGCAACTAATGAATGGAAATAAAACGAACAATCCTGAATTGATCACACTCGTTCCTTCAAAAGTGCCCATTTCATTTAAACTTTCACGACCCATCAACGAATCACTTCTTCCTAATGTACTCAGATTTCGATTAAATGACCAGCTGTAAATTCATCGGGCGTCGAATCAACGGTATAAAATAATGATTAAATCTAGCTGTCCGATGAGGAATGTGCGTGCTGCAGGTGTATGGAGCGCGAGCCAATTTCAACGGCCTTCATCTATAAAATACAAGACATTGGTCGTAAATTAGGCAAGTTAAATAATCTCATTTGGATACAAAAACCAGTCCAATTCGTTCTTTCTCTCCGGCTTCATCGCCGTCCAAACATTTGCACTTATCGTGGATCGTGTCGTTTTAGACTACTCGGTCAAACGCTGCTCATTTTAGAATATGAATTCATTATTTCTCCAAAATATTCCCTTTTCTTCTACTCAGTAATCAGTATTCCAGAATGAGGTTTGAAATTTAAGCGCTGGTTCGAACTTACTTTCTGAACATAATATAaaatgctcaaaaattgaaatcacacaAGAAATATGATTCTCAATTGAcgactcaactgaaaaaaacaaGAAACTCTTTTCTTGCAGGTGTATAATTTTTGTGTTTGGTCCGTATGTGCGATAATGTTCAATTCATTGCCACTCATCTGATGTTGTGTAGTCTCAATTGTGGAGTAGTTGTCACGAGGTTTAACATGTGCCTCCAAGACGTTCCAAATACAACATTTAGTATTGGTTGAACGAAGGTTTAACTCAAGAAGTTGCTATAATGTTCGTCCACACTGGGCTAGAATTGTCAACTGAAATGTTGACCGATTTAGATTGGCCAGTTACCACTCCAGACTAAAATCGTGTTGAACATGCCTAGTCTGCCATGTTACGGCAATTACACCTCttacctgacccaccgcagGCATTAGAACAGCTCGACAATACTTTGACggacattttattttattttatttatttggcAAAAAATTCCTCAAACTTTCATGGATAACTTCATTCACACAATGCCGAATAGCACTACAAATAGGAGAACTCACTCGATATTAAACATTGATTTTAAAGTATTTTTAACAGAGTccaccaaaattttttcattcctcTTCTATGTTATCGCTCTA
Above is a window of Coccinella septempunctata chromosome 5, icCocSept1.1, whole genome shotgun sequence DNA encoding:
- the LOC123313531 gene encoding BMP-binding endothelial regulator protein isoform X1, which encodes MVLIKAPRQLGTSAIIFILGLSVTFANYTRIVGDLQPCQIEGEPVAVDHIDKLRCFSCICKNGFVECRNDYDCPPIMGCHFLVASEKNRDGCCQRCEGCVYKGVRYRSHTEWTDPGDPCRVLRCEAGVVTESDLQCYAPCSNPIPPEKGKCCPTCPECKLNGQIATDDRDVTSDDPCVKCRCTNRGLLCTKKACPVLQCNKHYQIHPPGECCPRCHGTRTLMKVQNSCLLQSKFLREGLMFNIDRCTNCTCIDETSICKRNACPVLECSPELQRNIPGSCCKACAEPEEFRSQCFYQGKLYEDGQSWRMDACRSCKCHKGMNSCAMIRCNVTTPCPIGTKLVHNPGECCSRCEEVDGICMVYGDPHYKTFDGKLYTFHGVGKYQLVSDCANNTFSIRVANAYSKSVARRLHNRPSRAATKRIAIKYGSIRINLQQRLRLKYNGQLMKLPFDGDDKVKIQKADDNLLVTLDNGIKILWSGKSFLEVSVPARFKNKLCGLCGNFNSNAQDDFRMKKGRIAKDNEVQSFGASWCIGSRINCTKQSKQFDHACVSPKIEQKYCKYMTDPSVVGNCNSVLNVIKYYKTCKMDMCNCGTQKCYCENLMAYVRECRRLGVQLPNWQKNSLCYAAAPKRRKSTTKEISSIFSPAEIERYKQLAKNRSITHRKPLPTIS
- the LOC123313531 gene encoding BMP-binding endothelial regulator protein isoform X2, encoding MRSCFSIGFFCSSGCVYKGVRYRSHTEWTDPGDPCRVLRCEAGVVTESDLQCYAPCSNPIPPEKGKCCPTCPECKLNGQIATDDRDVTSDDPCVKCRCTNRGLLCTKKACPVLQCNKHYQIHPPGECCPRCHGTRTLMKVQNSCLLQSKFLREGLMFNIDRCTNCTCIDETSICKRNACPVLECSPELQRNIPGSCCKACAEPEEFRSQCFYQGKLYEDGQSWRMDACRSCKCHKGMNSCAMIRCNVTTPCPIGTKLVHNPGECCSRCEEVDGICMVYGDPHYKTFDGKLYTFHGVGKYQLVSDCANNTFSIRVANAYSKSVARRLHNRPSRAATKRIAIKYGSIRINLQQRLRLKYNGQLMKLPFDGDDKVKIQKADDNLLVTLDNGIKILWSGKSFLEVSVPARFKNKLCGLCGNFNSNAQDDFRMKKGRIAKDNEVQSFGASWCIGSRINCTKQSKQFDHACVSPKIEQKYCKYMTDPSVVGNCNSVLNVIKYYKTCKMDMCNCGTQKCYCENLMAYVRECRRLGVQLPNWQKNSLCYAAAPKRRKSTTKEISSIFSPAEIERYKQLAKNRSITHRKPLPTIS